TCCCTTTCGGTCTCGGCTTAGGTCCCGACTAACCCTGGGAGGACGAGCCTTCCCCAGGAAACCTTAGTCATTCGGTGGACGGGATTCTCACCCGTCTTTCGCTACTCATACCGGCATTCTCACTTCTATACGCTCCACATGTCCTCACGATCATGCTTCTCTGCCTATAGAACGCTCTCCTACCATCCTACGGATCCACAGCTTCGGTGTTCAGTTTAGCCCCGGTACATTTTCGGCGCAGGGTCACTCGACTAGTGAGCTATTACGCACTCTTTCAATGATGGCTGCTTCTAAGCCAACATCCTAGTTGTCTAAGCAACCCCACATCCTTTTCCACTTAACTGAAACTTTGGGACCTTAGCTGGTGGTCTGGGCTCTTTCCCTTTCGACTACGGATCTTATCACTCGCAGTCTGACTCCCGGACTAAACTATTTGGCATTCGGAGTTTATCAGATGTCGGTAATCCAGGATGGACCCCTCGATCAAACAGTGCTCTACCTCCAATAGTCATCATCCGAGGCTAGCCCTAAAGCTATTTCGGAGAGAACCAGCTATCTCCAAGTTCGATTGGAATTTCACCGCTACCCACACCTCATCCCCGCCTTTTTCAACAGACGTGGGTTCGGCCCTCCAGTGTGTTTTACCACACCTTCAGCCTGGACATGAGTAGATCACTTGGTTTCGGGTCGACGACAACAAACTCAACGCCCTCTTCAGACTCGCTTTCGCTGTGGCTCCGCTTCTTCAGCTTAACCTTGCTTGCTATCGTCACTCGCCGGTCCGTTCTACAAAAAGTACGCCATCACCCCTTAACGGGCTCTGACTGCTTGTAGGCATACGGTTTCAGGTACTCTTTCACTCCCCTTCCGGGGTGCTTTTCACCTTTCCCTCACGGTACTGGTTCACTATCGGTCACTAGGGAGTATTTAGGCTTGCCAGATGGTCCTGGCGGATTCCGACGGAATTTCACGTGTACCGCCGTACTCAGGATACTGAATGAGGTGGCTGAGCTTTCGCCTACGGGATTGTCACCCTCTCTGATCGCCCTTTCCATGGCGTTCGACTAGCTCATTCACTCCCGTCCATCAGTCCTACAACCCCAGCATGCAAGCACGCTGGTTTGGCCTCTTTCCGTTTCGCTCGCCGCTACTCGGGAAATCGATTTTTCTTTCTCTTCCTGTGGCTACTGAGATGTTTCAGTTCACCACGTCTACCGTCCGCTCAACTATGTGTTCACTGAGTGGACCATTGTCGATTAAAACAATGAGGTTCCCCCATTCGGAAATCTCCGGATCAAAGCTTACTTACAGCTCCCCGAAGCATATCGGTGTTCGTCCCGTCCTTCATCGGCTCCTAGTGCCAAGGCATTCACCGTACGCCCTTATTCACTTAACCACCGGTTAAGTTGTATGATGCGAAAAGTTTTAAAACTCTTTCTTTTTCGGTTTTTACGCTTGGTAAAATTGGTTTATTGACATTTCTATCTCGCAAAAAATAGAAATGCGGAATGTTATGATAGTATTCAGTTTTCAAAGAACAATAGAGAGTTAGACCTCTCAAAACTAAACAAAGAAGACTCAAATATGTATTCCGAATATATCCTTAGAAAGGAGGTGATCCAGCCGCAGGTTCACCTACGGCTACCTTGTTACGACTTCACCCCAATCATCTGTCCCACCTTCGGCGGCTGGCTCCAAAGGTTACCTCACCGACTTCAGGTGTTACAAACTCTCGTGGTGTGACGGGCGGTGTGTACAAGACCCGGGAACGTATTCACCGCGGCGTGCTGATCCGCGATTACTAGCGATTCCGGCTTCATGTAGTCGAGTTGCAGACTACAATCCGAACTGAGAATGGCTTTAAGAGATTCGCTTGCTTTCACAAGGTCGCTGCTCGTTGTACCATCCATTGTAGCACGTGTGTAGCCCAAGTCATAAGGGGCATGATGATTTGACGTCATCCCCGCCTTCCTCCGGTTTGTCACCGGCAGTCTCGCTAGAGTGCCCAACTTAATGCTGGCAACTAACAATAAGGGTTGCGCTCGTTGCGGGACTTAACCCAACATCTCACGACACGAGCTGACGACAACCATGCACCACCTGTCACTTTGTCCCCGAAGGGAAAGCTCTATCTCTAGAGTGGTCAAAGGATGTCAAGACTTGGTAAGGTTCTTCGCGTTGCTTCGAATTAAACCACATGCTCCACCGCTTGTGCGGGTCCCCGTCAATTCCTTTGAGTTTCAGCCTTGCGGCCGTACTCCCCAGGCGGAGTGCTTAATGCGTTAACTCCGGCACTGAAGGGTGGAAACCCTCCAACACCTAGCACTCATCGTTTACGGCGTGGACTACCAGGGTATCTAATCCTGTTTGCTACCCACGCTTTCGGGCCTCAGCGTCAGTGACAGACCAGAAAGTCGCCTTCGCCACTGGTGTTCTTCCATATATCTACGCATTCCACCGCTACACATGGAGTTCCACTTTCCTCTTCTGTACTCAAGTTCCCCAGTTTCCAATGCACTTCCACGGTTAAGCCGTGGGCTTTCACATCAGACTTAAGAAACCGCCTGCGCCCCCTTTACGCCCAATAAATCCGGACAACGCTTGCCACCTACGTATTACCGCGGCTGCTGGCACGTAGTTAGCCGTGGCTTTCTGGTAAGATACCGTCAAGACTGGAGCAGTTACTCTCCAATTTGTTCTTCTCTTACAACAGAGCTTTACGATCCGAAAACCTTCTTCACTCACGCGGCGTTGCTCCGTCAGGCTTGCGCCCATTGCGGAAGATTCCCTACTGCTGCCTCCCGTAGGAGTTTGGGCCGTGTCTCAGTCCCAATGTGGCCGATTACCCTCTCAGGTCGGCTATGCATCATTGCCTTGGTAGGCCGTTACCCCACCAACGAGCTAATGCACCGCAAGGCCATCGATAAGTGACAGCAAAGCCGTCTTTCCAAAGGTCACCATGCGGTGACCTTTCCTATGCGGTATTAGCACCCGTTTCCGGATGTTGTCCCCCGCTTATCGGTAGGTTCCTTACGTGTTACTCACCCGTCCGCCGCTAACGTCAGAAGTGCAAGCACTTCGTCGGTTCGCTCGACTTGCATGTATTAGGCACGCCGCCAGCGTTCGTCCTGAGCCAGGATCAAACTCTCATGAAAGAATCATGAGCGTTGATAGCTCATTTGTTTGCTGACTAGTTATAGTCTGGTCTAGACTTATTGTTTGAATTGTTGGTTCATCAACAAAATGTTGATGCCCTACACATTTGGTTCGTCTTCTTTGTTCAGTTTTCAAAGGTCTAATCTTACTGCCTTCTGTGACAGCGACTTAATTAGTATACCATAGCTTTTGAATGTTTGTCAACAACTTTTTTGAAAAAAATTTTTTATTTCAATTTTTTTGTTGGCAAATCTCTCAGCCAGGAACTATATTATATAATCATTCAGAAGATTTTGTCAATAACTTTCTGAAATATTTTTTTGCTGGGGAGCTATTCGCTCTCAAGCAACTCTAATAGATTACCAGCTTATTTAGACATTGTCAACAGCTATGGTATAATTAATTTAAACTTTTATAATGCGCCCAAGGAGGATTACTATGGATACCTATTTTACTGTTTTACCCCACCAATTGGCTAACCAAGTCGGCTCGGGAAGTTTAGAAGTGCTTTCCAGCCCCTGGCTCTTAGGTTATTTCGAAAATGCAGCCGTACGTTTTTTGAAAGATCACTTAGAGGAAGACGAAACGACCGTGGGAACTTATGCCCAGTTAGAGCATTTGGCTCCTAGTCTCTTGAATGAAGAAATTCGTATTCATTGTGAATTGGTTGACCACGATGATCGTCATTATCATTTCCAAATGCAAGCCTATTGCCAAGGCCAATTAATTGGTCGTTTAGACCACCGCCGCGTGAAAGTTAATAAGGAAAGCTTTATGAAGAAAGCCCAAGATAATTCATCCCTTCAATAGAAAAAAGCCTAAGTGGCCAGCGTATTTAAGCGCTCAAGGTCAACTTAGGCTTTTTCTTATTCGTTGTCGTCTTCTTCACGAGGTTGGTAGTGGACTCTGATTTTACGAATCCGTCCATCATCTACATCAGTCGTGGTGAAGAGATAATCGTCGACTTGGATGCTTTCATTAATAGTGTCTTGGGGAAAGCGGCCCAGGTGTTCAATAATAATACCGGCCATCGTATCGGAGTCGCCCGAATAGATATGGGCATTGAACAGCTGATTAAACTTATCAATCGGCATACTTCCGTCAATGATATAGGTATCATCACTAACCTTCTTATATTTAAAGGACATTTCATCGTACTCATCTTCTATGTCCCCGACAATGACTTCAATCAAGTCTTCCAAGGTCACTAAACCGACCACTCCCCCGTATTCATCTTTTAAGATGGCCATGTGGAGGTGGTTACGCTTAAACTCTAAAAGCAAATCATCGATAAAGACCGTTTCCGGTGCAAAGTAGGGCTCGCGCATGATGTTTTCCATTTGAATATTTTCAAAGCCTACCCGGTTAGCTTCCCGTAAAACGTCCTTGGCATGAACAATGCCTAGAATATCGTCTTTGTCATCCCGGTAAACCGGAATCCTGGAATATTGGGACTGAAGAATGAGCTGCAAGTTCTCCTCGCGGTCATCTTCAATATCCAGCATAAAGGTATCTGTCCGCGGCACCATCACGCCCTTAGCTAGCTTGGAATCCAAAGAAAGCACCCCTTGCATCATCCGAAATTCATCCATATCAATGATTCCGTCATTGCGGCCACTCTCAATTAACTTCCGCATTTCAGAACGAGTCAAGCGTTCTTCTCTTTGGGTAAAGTCGATCGGTGCGATAGCCTTTAAGACGTCAGTCGAGGCGGTTAATAACCAGACGAAAGGGGTGAACACTTTATTTAAGAATGATATTGTTCCTGCCGAAAATAGGCAGTACTTCTCTGGTATTTGGATGGCGACTTGCTTAGGAAAGAGCTCCCCAAAGACAAGGGAGATATAAGACAAAATCACCGTAACAATCGCTGTAGCCAGAATTTCGGCAGCGGGAATATTGGTTAAATAGGGCAAGATGTAGCCCACAAAGGTATTGGCAGCCGATGCCGAGGATAAGAACCCAGCAAAGGTAATCCCCACTTGAATAGTCGACAGAAAATCATCCGACTTATCCAATAATTGGACCACTTTGATGGCGCGGCGGTCGCCGTCTTCAGCCAATTGATTGATCTTCCCTTGATTAACAGAAACAAAGGCCATTTCTGCCCCAGCTAAGAAAGCGTTAATTAAGGTTAATACCAGTATTAAAATTATTTGTCCTAGGATCGAAGAGGCCCCCGGATCTTCCATATATCATTTCTCCTTCATTGCTTCAAAAATGTCTTTATATTAGTCTAGTATATTATAATTTTTTTCACCCGTCTATACTTTGCTTCAAGCATTATAATAGGAAAAGCTAGCTTTTCCCTGATTCATTTTGCCTTTCTATAAAAAAGCCCGGACCAGCCGGGCAAAGCACTTTCTAATTAAATGGACCACTAGACAG
The nucleotide sequence above comes from Aerococcus urinae. Encoded proteins:
- a CDS encoding hemolysin family protein codes for the protein MEDPGASSILGQIILILVLTLINAFLAGAEMAFVSVNQGKINQLAEDGDRRAIKVVQLLDKSDDFLSTIQVGITFAGFLSSASAANTFVGYILPYLTNIPAAEILATAIVTVILSYISLVFGELFPKQVAIQIPEKYCLFSAGTISFLNKVFTPFVWLLTASTDVLKAIAPIDFTQREERLTRSEMRKLIESGRNDGIIDMDEFRMMQGVLSLDSKLAKGVMVPRTDTFMLDIEDDREENLQLILQSQYSRIPVYRDDKDDILGIVHAKDVLREANRVGFENIQMENIMREPYFAPETVFIDDLLLEFKRNHLHMAILKDEYGGVVGLVTLEDLIEVIVGDIEDEYDEMSFKYKKVSDDTYIIDGSMPIDKFNQLFNAHIYSGDSDTMAGIIIEHLGRFPQDTINESIQVDDYLFTTTDVDDGRIRKIRVHYQPREEDDNE
- a CDS encoding thioesterase family protein, yielding MDTYFTVLPHQLANQVGSGSLEVLSSPWLLGYFENAAVRFLKDHLEEDETTVGTYAQLEHLAPSLLNEEIRIHCELVDHDDRHYHFQMQAYCQGQLIGRLDHRRVKVNKESFMKKAQDNSSLQ